DNA sequence from the Tissierella sp. MB52-C2 genome:
GCAGTCTGTTAAAGCTAAAATATGGATAACTTCGATTTTATGGCCAGATTTCAAAAAAATTTGTTGGAAGCTATTAATTATTACAATAATGAAGAATAATAAATAATCATTTATAGTTTTAGAATATTGGATAAGGAGGCTTTAAAATGGAGTTACTTGCGAAGCCAGGAGTAGGTGGAATAATAGAGAAAAATATTGATGGAATAGATTATATGTTAATTCAAGATAGGTGCAAGGATGAAGCTACATTGGAGTATGGGCTGTTAGAAATTCCTGCCGGGAAAATAAGAAAATTTGAGAATATTTTCGATTGTTTGAGAAGAGAGATTCGGGAGGAAACGGGATTAAAAGTTACAAATATTAAAGGTGAAAGCGAAGCAATAGTTTTAGAATCTAATGGATATAAAGTGCTAAACTATACTCCATTTTCTTGTAGCCAAAATATTCAAGGAACATATCCAATAATGGTGCAAATATTTATATGTAACGCTGATGGAGAACTATTAAACAAGAGTAATGAAACCAAAAATATTAGATGGATACCGTTAATAGAATTGAAGGAATTATTAGAAGATGATAAGAGTCTATTTTATCCAATGCATATTACTACTTTAGAAAGATATTTAAAAACTAAATTAAACTATTAATAGTAGTATTTTCTAAGATAAGCTTCACTACATACTTTAGTGGTGGCTAATTATTTTAGGTCGTTAAATTCTAATTTTATAGTATTGGAGGCAGAAAAATGATAGAGGAAATGATTGAGTTAGATCATATAGGGATTAATGTACGATATTCATTAAATGATAAATCAGTTGTTTTATTTCTCCACTTTAGTGGAGGGAATTTGAATATGTGGGAAGGCATTTTACCGCAATTTCAAAATAAATACGGTATCATTGTTCCTGATTTCAGAGGACATGGCAAATCCGATAAACCCTTAACAGGGTATCATATAGACGATATGGCAAACGATATTTATTTATTGTTAGAGAAACTAAACGTAAAGCGCTGCCATATAGTAGGTAGCTCAATGGGGGCTGAGATTGGACTTAGTTTAGCTGCATCACACCCCCGAGCTCGTCCTATCCCTCATATGTGAAGGTGCTTTATGTAATGAGTTTGGAGACTACGGGTTATTTAATGGAACGGAGGATGAGATTCAACATAAAAAAGAAGTCATGCGGACTAAATTAGCTGAAAGGGAAGAACGTGTATTTAAAACGAAAGAAGAGTATATCGAGGAAGAACGAGCGGAATTAACACAACAAGGATTATGGAATGAATATTTCTTAGCCTTCTTAGAACAAAATCTACAACAGATGCAAAATGGTAATTTTACGTATTGCTATTTGAACCATGTTAGAACAGAATATGTTCAGAAATATTGGGATGTGAAGTTTGAGCAATATTATAAGAAGGTAGAATGTCCTGTTCTATTCCTTCCAAGCGAAGAAGAATGGAAGGATGAGAGAATTAGAAGTAGCCTATCTGCATTCACTGGTCTACTGGACACATATGAAATTGAGCATATAGAAAATTCCATCCATGCTTATGTGTGGATGCAATTTCCGCTTACAGCAGGCGAAGTAGCAAAGAAATTCATAAACAAACATGATAAATAAATGAAAATGGGATTAAAAACATTGTATGGATCTTCAATGAAAAACAAAAAACGGAGAAGTCTATAAATCATAATATTTTGTGCCAAGCTCCCTAGAGAACTTAATTGCATAATTTCAAAACAGGAACCTGTCTTAAGGAGACAATAATTACGTCTTGATGACATCATTATTGTCTCCTATCTGTGATTGATGTGACATTAATAAAATCTAAATATGTGAGAATTACTTTTATTTACAATTAATTTAATTGAGAGGAGATTAATACTTGAGAAAAAAACTATTAAAACGATTTTCATATTTATATACTGGTGAGTTAATTTCAGTAGTAGGATTTATTGTTTTGATTTTTTTACTTAAAAGAGTCTATCCTCAATTACGAATGTATTCGCTAACTTCTTTTTGGAGTTCATTTTTTCTTTTAGAATTTCTATTAGTGCAGGGGTGTATCTACTGGTATGCAAAATGGAAGAGATTAAAGATAGAGAATACAACAATAACTTCTATCAAAACTGTTAAGAGGTATAAAAATTTGAAAAAATTAAATATCGCTCTGATAATTGTCTTGATATTTATTTTTGTTTTTGATTGCTTCAAATGGTATTCATCAGTACCTTTGCGTAGCTTAGGCACTGCTGGCTTTATTTATATATTTGCAGTACTTGAATATATTAACTATTTTCATCTTCAACTTTCTTATGATAATCTTTCTGATGTTAAGTATTTATTAAGAACAAAAAGATTAAAAAAGTCATGTCTAAGCAGAGATTTTGACAGTATGATTTAAATCTCAATTTGAGAATGAGATTTATAAATGTAACCCATAGTTCTACATAGTGATTTATAATTTAGATTTTATTTATCTAATGAAAGGCTGATAAATAAAGGATTTTT
Encoded proteins:
- a CDS encoding NUDIX domain-containing protein produces the protein MELLAKPGVGGIIEKNIDGIDYMLIQDRCKDEATLEYGLLEIPAGKIRKFENIFDCLRREIREETGLKVTNIKGESEAIVLESNGYKVLNYTPFSCSQNIQGTYPIMVQIFICNADGELLNKSNETKNIRWIPLIELKELLEDDKSLFYPMHITTLERYLKTKLNY
- a CDS encoding alpha/beta fold hydrolase — protein: MIEEMIELDHIGINVRYSLNDKSVVLFLHFSGGNLNMWEGILPQFQNKYGIIVPDFRGHGKSDKPLTGYHIDDMANDIYLLLEKLNVKRCHIVGSSMGAEIGLSLAASHPRARPIPHM